The window TAAGCGTGATGGCCGAAGGGGAGCTGGTATGCTCGGCCAGCTTTAACAGCTCACTGGAAGAGTTGGATAATATCATCCCCCCGCCCACATACAGCACTGGCGCGCGGGACTCCGCCAGCGCGTCCGCCAGTTTGTCTATCTGGCGCATATGCCCTTCAACGTTGGGCTTGTAAGAGCGCAACTCTATTTTCTCGGGCATCTCGAATCTGGCCGTGCCGGTGATAACGTCTTTGGGTATGTCCACCACCACCGGGCCGGGTTTCCCCGTGGAGGCTATGTAGAACGCCTCGGCTATGGTGGGGGCCAGGTCCGCCGTGGTGCGCACAAGGTAACTGTGCTTCACGCACGGGCGGGTGATCCCTATGATGTCCGCCTCTTGGAACGCATCGTTGCCGATCAGGCTTGTGGGCACCTGCCCGGTGAACACCACTATGGGTATGGAATCCATGTAAGCGGTGGCGATGCCGGTTACGGCATTGGTGGCGCCGGGGCCGGAAGTCACCAGCGCAACGCCCACCCTGCCGGTGGCGCGGGCAAACCCGTCGGCCATGTGCACTGCGCCCTGCTCGTGGCGAACCAGGATGTGCCTCAGTTTCGGGTTTTTGAAAAGCTCATCATATATTGGCAGAACCACCCCTCCGGGATACCCGAAGATGAGATCCACCTTCAATTTCAACAGGGACTTCACGAATATCTCGGCCCCTGTGCGCGCGCTTGTCATTGGCTACCTACCGCCTTGTTTTGCATGAATGTTTGATGATATAGTATCTGTCTTTATGAGTCAAACCAAGACGAGATGTGGTAGTGTCCCAGTTTGAAAGTACAGGGGAGATTCTTCACTTACGCTCAGAATGACAATATAACAGCCGTTGATAATATTGTCATCCTGAGCGAAGCGCAAGCGAAGTGAAGGATCTGTCTATTATTTGAGATTCTAACTGAGACACCACCCGAAATGTTTAATAAATATATGCCTTTGGGCAAATTTGACATTCGCTTGAAACGCTCCGCTCCAAATAGCGGTTCAACAGATTGCGGATTGATAAAAAATGCCAACCTGGACGAAAATGGCGAATAATGCGCTTCGAGTGGGATTCTGAAAATACGGCGCTAATGTAAAGAAACACGGGATATCTTTTCTTAAGGCTTCAACGGTTTTCGGTGACCCTTTGGCGATTACGTTCAGCGATCCCGGCCATTCCGCAAAAGAGTGCAGATTCCTGAATTTAGGCCTTTCCACTATGGGCAGGTTATTGGTTGTAGCCCATACGGAAAGGTTTGATAAAATACGTTTAATTAGCGCAAGGCGAGCGACGCGGAAAGAAGGAGAAATATATGAAAACAGTTAAGACCGCCGGACTACGCGCCGGGTACAAACGGGAAGATTTGGGCAAAGGGACAAGGGTCAAGTATTTTAAGAAATATCAAAAAGGAACCAACCTTGTTCTTTTAAGCCCGGATGTGGCGGCTGTTTTTCATGATGACGCCTCCGTCAATGATGCGTTGCGTGATTTGATTAGAGTGGCCAATCAGTCGGTCAGCCCGGTAACACGACCAGGCCATAACGAAAAATCCGGACGTTAACAAGTAGCGATGTCCAAAACAAGGCCGGGTGGGGTTTTGCCGTCACAGGAGATAGCTTCTCTTGTGGATGATGGATGTATTTCCAGCGCCGGACTTTTACCTGGTGAACTAAAACAGAACATTCAACCCGCTTCGCTGGATCTAACCTTGGGGCCCAAAGCGTACAGGCTCCAAGCCAGTTTCCTGCCGCAATGGCCCAACAAGGTTGAAGACCGGCTGGCGGACCTGCTGATGTACGAAATAAACCTCACCAAAGGCGCCATTCTGGAGCGGGGGGCGGTTTACCTAATCCCCCTGGGCGAGAAATTGCGTTTGCCCCGGGACATCCGCGGGCGCACAAACCCCAAAAGCTCCACCGGCAGGCTGGATGTGTTCACAAGGGTTATTACCGACGGTTGCACCCGGTTTGAGGAGATAGAGCCGGGCTATAACGGCGGGCTATATCTTGAAGTGGTGCCCCGTTCCTTCACCATTAAAGTGAGAAGCGGCCAACGGCTGAACCAGCTTCGCCTGTTCCTGTGCCCATCCGAACGCGATTGCCCCCATCCATCCAACTTTGCCGACTCTTCCACACTGCACCATTACCTGGGCGGCACGGAGCTTCGCCGGGTATATGAGAAAGAAAAGCTCCTTTGCGACATCGAGGGGGAGTTTATAGACAATACCGACCGGCATGTTAGCGGCGACGGGTTGTTGATGAGCGTGGACCTAACGGCTCCCGCCGGAAACTACAATCCCGTGGGCTACAAAGCCAAAAAGAACAGCCGCGTGATAGAGCTGGACATGGTGGGCCATTACGACGCCGATGATTTCTGGGAACCCATCCACCCCCACAAACTTGGCAGGCTCATCCTGGAGCCGGAGGAGTTTTACATTTTCGCCTCCAAAGAGAGAATACGGGTTCCCCTGAACTGCTCCGCCGAAATGGTGGAGTTCGACGCGGGCTCCGGCGAGCTTCGCACCCATTACGCCGGTTTTTTCGACCCTGGGTTCGGATATGGCGGCGACGGTAAGGTTATGGGCACCAAGGCGGTGCTGGAGGTGCGGCCCCACGACGTGCCGTTCATAATTGAAGACGGCCAGATACTTTTCAAGATGAAGTACGAGCGCATGGCCTCCGCCCCCCAAATCTGGTACGGGTCGGAAATAGGCTCCAACTATCACGACCAAACGTTGAGGCTGGCCAAGCAGTTCCGGAAACCATAGGCCCTGTCCCCGGCAAACCCGCCAACCGTATCCCTCTGAATTTTCTTGTTAAGCGAACCGGTTAATATATAATTATTCTCACCGGACGCGGGCCGTGGAATGGCCGCGCGGATTTGAGTTTGGCAACGTGCCGCGCGCAGGGGGCGCTTGAAATATGAGAAGAGCCGAGCTTGACCACGTGCTGGAGACGATGCTCGACAGCCACGACAACGTCTCGGATTTGAACATGACCGTTGGCAAGGCGTTCCAGGTGGAATCCTCCGGCGTTCTGGTGGACGTGAACATGAATCCACCCGTCTGGAAACTCACTCCCTTCCAGACGGAGCTTATAGCCCTCAACATAATCGCCAACGACCAGCGCCTGACCCGCCACCTGGTGGATAGCGGCTCGGCGGACTGCTCCTATTTCGTGGGCGACAAGGCCCGGTTCCGCGTAAACATATTCTCCCAGCGCAACACATACTCGCTGGTGCTGAGGAAACTCCAAACGGTAATCCCCACCATAGAAGACCTGGAACTGCCCGAGGTGTTCCACAAGGTGGCCGAAGAGAAAAACGGCCTTGTGGTGGTTACAGGCGCCACCGGTTCCGGTAAAACCACGTCGCTTGCGGCCATGCTGGACGTTATCAACCGGAACAAATCCGTCCACGTGGTTACGCTGGAAGACCCGGTGGAGTATATGCACCCCCACAAAAAGGCCACATTCAACCAGCGGGAGTTGGGGAAAGATTTCGACACATTCGCCAACGGGTTGCGCGCCGCCCTTCGCCAGGCTCCTAAAGTGGTGCTGGTGGGCGAAATGCGCGACCGGGAAACTGTTGAAATAGGCCTGTCGGCCTCTGAAACCGGCCACCTGGTGATGAGCACCCTGCATACGGTGGACGCTGGCGCCACCATAAACCGCATCGTGGGCATGTTCGACCTGGAGGAGGAAAAACTGATCCGCATACGCCTGGCGGAGTCTGTCCGGTGGGTCATCTGCCAACGCCTGCTACCAAAAGTGGGCGGCGGGCGCGTGGCCGCGTTCGAGGTGATGGGCTCCAACCTCCGGGTAAAAGAAACCATATTAAATGGCGAACAGGAGGGCAAAACCTTCTACGAGATAATAACCGCGTCGGAGCCTTTCGGGTGGCGCACTTTCGACAAGAGCATCACCGAGCTTTACGAGAAAGGACTGATATCCGAAGATACCGCCATGGGTTACGCCTCCCGCAAGGCGATAGTGGGCCGCAACATAGACATGATAAAGAGCAAACGCGGCCAGGCCACCACCGACATTGAAGACCTTTCGCTGGACGAAGGTTACGAGCAAACCTCCACCGGGCTGAAGAAAAAGAAAAGGTAAGTTGAGATGAGAGTTTCCTGCCCCAGTTGCCAGAAGGTGCTCAACATACAGGACGACAAGCTTCCGCTAGGAAAACAGGTGAAATTCGCCTGTCCTTTCTGCAAAAACCCGATACACGTCACCCGGGAGGAAGCCTCTGAAGGGGAGACGGAACTGCCCTCCATGGGGATGGTGCCGGACACAACCCCCCAATTCAAGCTGGACGAAACGCAAAACGTGCCCATCCCCCCTCCCCCATCGGGCAAGGTGGAGTTGCCGGACCTGGGCGAGGCGCTGGAGAGCGAGCTTGAGATCCTCGAAGAAGGCGCCCACAGGGCGCTGGTGGCCGACACGGAAAACCTGGACCGCATATCGCCGGTGCTCAAGAAGATGAACTATCTGATAACCACCGTTAAAACCGCCGACGAAGCCCTGCGCAAGTTGCAGTTCAACTTCTACGACCTGGTGATAATAAACGAGCGGTTCAACGGGGCGGATCCGGCCAGCAACCCCATACACAAATTCATCGAGCCGATGACCATGGATATCCGCAGGAAAATGTTCGTGGCCATCATTGGGAAGAATTTCAGGACCCTCGACAGGATGACGGCCTTCGCCAAAAGCGCGAACATGGTGATGAACGAGACGGATTTCCCCAATTTCGAGCTAATCCTCAAGAAGGCGATTAAAGACGACGAGACTTTCTTCCGTCTGATAAAGAAGACCCTTGTGGAACTAGGCAAGGATTAACCGTTGTTGCGGATGATTGGTCAGCCAACGAATAAAAGGGATTAAATATCATGCCCGTTTTTCAGTACAAGTTCGAGACCAAGATAGGAACCCAGAACGGGGAGATTGAGGCCGAAAACCTTGAGGCGGCGAAAGCCCAGCTGGCCAAGCAAAGGGTCAGGGTAAAGTCTATCAAGGCCAAGGGTAAGGAATTTGTCCTTTTCGAAAGCGGCCCCACACCCAAAGACATAGTTATATTCACCCGCCAGTTCGCCACCATGATAAGCGCCGGTCTGCCCCTGGTGCAATGCCTGTCCATTCTCGGCGGCTCTGTGGACAACAAAGGGTTCCAGCGGGTGATAATGGACATAAAGGCCAAAGTGGAGACCGGCGAGACATTCGCCGACGCCCTGCGCAAACACCCCAAGGCCTTCGACGAGCTTTACACCAACATGATAGAAGCCGGCGAGGTGGGCGGTATTCTGGACAAGATCCTCGACAGGCTGGCCAACTACCAGGAAAAAGCCATCGCCCTTAAAGGCAAGGTGAAATCGGCCATGGTTTATCCGGCAATCATAGTGACGGTGGCCGTGGCGGTGGTGGTGTTCCTGCTGGTGTTCGTCATACCCATGTTCGGCAAGATGTTTTCCGACTTTGGCCAAGCGCTTCCATGGCCCACCCAGGTGGTGCTGACCGCGTCGGACACGGTAATCACCTTCTGGTACATCGTGTTCCTGGTGCCAATTGCCATGGTCATGGCGTTCATCTACATCCGCAAGAACGAGAAGGGCAAGATAATCACGGACAAGATATTCATCAAGCTCCCCGTGCTTGGAGTCCTGATCCAGAAGGTGGCCGTGGCCAAGTTCACCCGCACCATGGGCACGCTTATTTCCTCGGGCGTGCCTATTATTGAAGGGCTGAACATAACCGCCAAGACCGCCGGCCAGAAGGTTATCGAAATGGCGGTGCTCAATATCATAGATGACATCAAACAGGGCAAAGGCCTGGCCGATCCGCTCAAGGAGCAAGGGGTGTTCCCGCCCATGGTGGTGCAGATGATAGAAGTGGGTGAGCAGACCGGCGCGCTGGACGCCATGATGA of the Nitrospinota bacterium genome contains:
- a CDS encoding 2'-deoxycytidine 5'-triphosphate deaminase, with translation MSKTRPGGVLPSQEIASLVDDGCISSAGLLPGELKQNIQPASLDLTLGPKAYRLQASFLPQWPNKVEDRLADLLMYEINLTKGAILERGAVYLIPLGEKLRLPRDIRGRTNPKSSTGRLDVFTRVITDGCTRFEEIEPGYNGGLYLEVVPRSFTIKVRSGQRLNQLRLFLCPSERDCPHPSNFADSSTLHHYLGGTELRRVYEKEKLLCDIEGEFIDNTDRHVSGDGLLMSVDLTAPAGNYNPVGYKAKKNSRVIELDMVGHYDADDFWEPIHPHKLGRLILEPEEFYIFASKERIRVPLNCSAEMVEFDAGSGELRTHYAGFFDPGFGYGGDGKVMGTKAVLEVRPHDVPFIIEDGQILFKMKYERMASAPQIWYGSEIGSNYHDQTLRLAKQFRKP
- a CDS encoding PilT/PilU family type 4a pilus ATPase, which gives rise to MRRAELDHVLETMLDSHDNVSDLNMTVGKAFQVESSGVLVDVNMNPPVWKLTPFQTELIALNIIANDQRLTRHLVDSGSADCSYFVGDKARFRVNIFSQRNTYSLVLRKLQTVIPTIEDLELPEVFHKVAEEKNGLVVVTGATGSGKTTSLAAMLDVINRNKSVHVVTLEDPVEYMHPHKKATFNQRELGKDFDTFANGLRAALRQAPKVVLVGEMRDRETVEIGLSASETGHLVMSTLHTVDAGATINRIVGMFDLEEEKLIRIRLAESVRWVICQRLLPKVGGGRVAAFEVMGSNLRVKETILNGEQEGKTFYEIITASEPFGWRTFDKSITELYEKGLISEDTAMGYASRKAIVGRNIDMIKSKRGQATTDIEDLSLDEGYEQTSTGLKKKKR
- a CDS encoding zinc-ribbon domain-containing protein, which codes for MRVSCPSCQKVLNIQDDKLPLGKQVKFACPFCKNPIHVTREEASEGETELPSMGMVPDTTPQFKLDETQNVPIPPPPSGKVELPDLGEALESELEILEEGAHRALVADTENLDRISPVLKKMNYLITTVKTADEALRKLQFNFYDLVIINERFNGADPASNPIHKFIEPMTMDIRRKMFVAIIGKNFRTLDRMTAFAKSANMVMNETDFPNFELILKKAIKDDETFFRLIKKTLVELGKD
- a CDS encoding type II secretion system F family protein yields the protein MPVFQYKFETKIGTQNGEIEAENLEAAKAQLAKQRVRVKSIKAKGKEFVLFESGPTPKDIVIFTRQFATMISAGLPLVQCLSILGGSVDNKGFQRVIMDIKAKVETGETFADALRKHPKAFDELYTNMIEAGEVGGILDKILDRLANYQEKAIALKGKVKSAMVYPAIIVTVAVAVVVFLLVFVIPMFGKMFSDFGQALPWPTQVVLTASDTVITFWYIVFLVPIAMVMAFIYIRKNEKGKIITDKIFIKLPVLGVLIQKVAVAKFTRTMGTLISSGVPIIEGLNITAKTAGQKVIEMAVLNIIDDIKQGKGLADPLKEQGVFPPMVVQMIEVGEQTGALDAMMNKIADFYDQEVDTAVEGLTSMLEPLLMVFLGIVVGFVVIAMYMPIFKMGDIVG